Genomic window (Magnolia sinica isolate HGM2019 chromosome 10, MsV1, whole genome shotgun sequence):
gttttataactatgcttacctaatgtggcggtgtgtaatcttgaagggaattcacactgagctggccactcatccatcaaatatacaaccgtacaggtagtgcaggtggccccttatattggtgaggagcagactatggttgacaagggtgcatgattctatttgctaagagttgctacaggatttcacagttcaagattgttgcaatttaccttgtttcacatgtaatattatttcattttgtattcgtgagaatggggacattggtttgtataagtcattatgggcaaccacttatatattctaaataaaaattgaaacttccctttatgcttacttgtccattctacgctcatctgcttactctgatgaaagataaaagaaaaatatatactcgacttgactatcctttaaagttaacactcgggtttttgggaaacgggtcgtgtactcgaGTCTTGAAAACATGGAGCattacacactttcaccacccactaagctttctataagcttatgcacgatagatgcgtgcaggtggcgttaggttgcggcagcgttgagcttagagcatgcagcggacctctagagctttgattttgtcgtatgtatttctctttcagcattgtattcaaatgtttgtattagtggatatgtgatgatgatgtttccttttttatttgggtatacttgtggttatgcttcttacgagataactGTACATTGGagaatcctccttctaggatcccaggatcagaatctggcgtatgcgcactggaaatcgagaatggggtactacggaggctgtcggcactggattcggcgaatCGGGAGTTTTGGTAAGCcaggtttccaagtttggggcgtgatacaaGCCATCCAATTTTTTGCACTTAACCGTTTCTATAACATTTTCATAACCATCTAACTGCAGATCATTTATCAGATCACCTAGTTAGGAGGATTTGTGTAGCATAGTCCATCTATGGCCCGTTGTGACCCAATCACCTAACCAGGGTCCTATTGGTACAAACTTGGAAGCTTCAAGAGACCATGCATATCAATGggccaaggatcatataatttctCAAAATTCAGATGCTAGACAAAGCAAGCATTAGAGTTGAATAAAAATCCAAGCATTTGATAGATAAACATCATCCAAAGAAGTACCTGAGAGAAGAGCCCTACTCTGTGAAGGACGTGTGAAACCAGCATACTACTACAAACCAATTTGAACAAAAATTCTTCTCCATGTAAAAGCAGCTTTAAACAGCCAAATAATATTGGAAAACTCATGATAGAAACAATGTCATAATCCTAGCCTCTATGttggtgatatacatataagtAAATTGCTCTTCTTTGTGGCCCAAATAATCTcctttgaagatgaagaagcaagtGTTTGAGCAGAAAGTTTGATTTCCTCATTTAAAAGAGTTCACGGCTATCCTCACAAGGCATCAAGCTTCAAGGGCATGGAAACACACATTGGGCAGGGCGGGTCCCGTCTATCGGCCTCGGATGTTCTCTTCTCCAAGCAATCGGCATGATAAGCATGACCACAAGCTAAAATTCCTATGACGGAGAGCTCAATGGTCGACATTGTGTTGCATAGGTTACTAGATAATTTCAGTTTCAATGGCTTTGAACATATTCCACATACCATGTTTGCAACATCTGATGATGCCGACtccatcaccaaggcattggacctTATTCTTTGAGGCCTGAAGAAAGCTTTTCCCCTACTCTCTGCATTTCAAGTACAAAAAATGACTATGAGAAGTGTTAAACAAAGCTGTCCCTAGATGAATACAGTAGATGATTAAAAATTGCCAGCAGTTCAGATTCAACATACAGATGTGGTCGCGTAATGGGTGGACCAGACCTAATCATTGGTACAAGCAGTGTTCATAGTATCAGTATCATTGCATGTATCCCTAGCTGGGGATcggaaacatgtatcgatatcgccaatatcaTCGCTGATACCCGGAAATGTATCGTTGACTAAgggaaaaattggggaaacatgaggaaatggtggaatttctcagtgaaacttcaggagatgctaaaaaacacatatttgcatatttgggaatcaaataattgcaaaaaagatgcatacataataaCTTTCTCTTTAATGGGGGTCTAATAGCATGTAATGCGGACTCAGGGAAACATTAGAGAAACATGGGGGAAattgtggaatttttcaatgataatttgggagatgctaaaatatacatatttgtcTATTCGAAAAATAGTGAAAAAATAagaatatttgcatatttaggaatcaaataataagtttccctttaatggggcctaaaagcatgtatcattgacttagggaaacattggggaaaatggtggatccatctaaccatccatgcatgcatgcacatacatagatacaaacatacatgcatgatccatctatccatgcatgcatacacacatatacataaacATGATATAATAAACATACACACGCacatatccatccatccatccaaccatgcatacatacatacatccacgatccattcatccatccatccatccaaccatgcaAACATGCAcccataaccaaaaaaaaaaaaaaagaagaagaaatgaaatgaaattgatttttttctaataaacagatatttggtgatatcgatacattggtgatcttatagaaatatcaccaatacattggtgatatcgatacatcggtgatacaagcgacacttgaAATTTACACAGCCGAGAATATTGACAATATCAATATAATGGCGGATACTTTGCGATACATCGTAgatacctagaatttctaatactaccaatgTTATTAATATCACCGAGCTAGAGATACaaataatatcagggatattatggataatattggggatactctGAACAATGGGTCCAAGTAATCTATACTTTAGAGCCCACCTGATAGCTGGGGCATGGATCAGCTGTTGTCTGAGTGCAAAGTGGACAGGCATAGCCCTGTGTAAAGGTGCATATGGAAAGGTGCGTGTGGttttagaagaaaatgaaacttgaTGCATCTAGCATACCTTCATGATACCCGGACTCCGAGTTGTAGTGACTATTCAACTTAATGGAAAGCCTTTCATCACATAGTGGCACAACAGTTTTACGAAGTGAACTTAGAATATCAATACTACTACTTGAAACTCGTCTGG
Coding sequences:
- the LOC131258384 gene encoding uncharacterized protein LOC131258384 isoform X1 yields the protein MDPSSKEKSSQAVSPVDSGAAKSLLSVTDITERTMKLPHGYPSLSRYHSNFSRSMFWRRARQRYGNQYSRRVSSSSIDILSSLRKTVVPLCDERLSIKLNSHYNSESGYHEESRGKAFFRPQRIRSNALVMESASSDVANMVCGICSKPLKLKLSSNLCNTMSTIELSVIGILACGHAYHADCLEKRTSEADRRDPPCPMCVSMPLKLDAL
- the LOC131258384 gene encoding uncharacterized protein LOC131258384 isoform X2; translated protein: MDPSSKEKSSQAVSPVDSGAAKSLLSVTDITERTMKLPHGYPSLSRYHSNFSRSMFWRRARQRYGNQYSRRVSSSSIDILSSLRKTVVPLCDERLSIKLNSHYNSESGYHEESRGKAFFRPQRIRSNALVMESASSDVANMEF